In the genome of Candidatus Omnitrophota bacterium, one region contains:
- a CDS encoding TatD family hydrolase encodes MLIDTHCHLDFRDFDSDRDEVINRAVKAGVGKIVNVGSSIEGTRRSVELAGRYPIIYTSLGVHPHEATSVTDEVIAEFRLLAKDSKVVAVGEVGLDYYKGLSPRDAQAMAFRTFIRLARELDLPLIIHAREADEDVLKILNEEKKEGLSGVMHCFSGDEAFLKKCLDLGLFVSFTCNITFKNAKKLRETARAVPVERLLLETDAPFLAPQGSRGKRNEPSNIARLAEELSQILGLSKDDIARITTHNACRLFGLEAPEPSRIAYEIRDSLYLNITNRCTNACDFCIRNRTSFVKGHNLKLDREPSTEEILECVGDPKRYREIVFCGYGEPTMRLDVVKAVAKEVKARGGRIRMVTNGHGDLINSRPIAGELAGLVDKVSVSLNADTENIYNEACRPQFGPGTHKHVMDFIASCVKNNIEAEATCLDLPGVDVKKCEGIALSLGAKFRHRKLGIVG; translated from the coding sequence ATGCTCATAGACACGCACTGCCATCTCGATTTCCGCGATTTCGACAGCGACCGGGATGAAGTCATAAATAGAGCCGTAAAAGCCGGCGTGGGTAAGATAGTGAACGTCGGCAGTTCCATTGAGGGGACGCGGCGTTCGGTAGAGCTCGCGGGCCGTTACCCCATAATCTACACGTCATTAGGCGTCCATCCCCACGAAGCAACGTCCGTTACGGATGAGGTAATAGCTGAGTTCAGGCTTCTTGCAAAAGACAGCAAGGTGGTCGCCGTCGGGGAGGTGGGACTCGATTATTACAAGGGCCTCTCGCCGCGGGACGCGCAAGCCATGGCCTTCAGGACCTTTATACGTCTTGCCCGCGAATTAGACCTGCCGCTAATCATCCACGCCAGGGAAGCCGACGAGGACGTCCTTAAGATCCTGAACGAAGAAAAGAAAGAGGGCTTAAGCGGCGTCATGCACTGCTTTTCCGGAGACGAGGCGTTCCTGAAAAAATGCCTCGACCTCGGGCTATTCGTTTCGTTCACATGCAACATTACGTTCAAGAACGCCAAAAAGCTGCGCGAGACCGCGAGGGCCGTTCCGGTAGAGAGGCTGTTGCTCGAGACCGACGCGCCGTTCCTGGCGCCTCAGGGATCGAGAGGCAAGCGCAACGAACCGTCGAACATAGCGCGGCTGGCCGAGGAATTATCGCAGATACTCGGCCTGTCCAAAGATGACATAGCGAGGATAACGACCCACAATGCCTGCAGGCTTTTCGGCCTCGAGGCGCCTGAGCCTTCCAGGATAGCGTATGAGATCAGGGATTCGCTCTACCTTAACATAACCAACCGTTGCACGAACGCGTGCGATTTCTGCATAAGAAACCGGACCTCGTTCGTCAAAGGCCACAACCTCAAGCTTGACCGGGAACCGTCGACGGAAGAGATCTTGGAATGCGTAGGCGACCCTAAGAGATACAGGGAAATAGTATTTTGCGGCTACGGCGAGCCGACGATGAGGCTCGATGTAGTAAAGGCTGTTGCGAAGGAAGTGAAGGCGCGCGGCGGCCGCATAAGGATGGTCACGAACGGCCATGGAGACCTGATAAATTCTAGGCCGATCGCGGGCGAGCTTGCGGGACTGGTCGACAAGGTATCGGTCAGCCTCAACGCCGACACTGAAAATATTTATAATGAAGCCTGCAGACCGCAATTCGGCCCCGGAACGCATAAGCATGTCATGGATTTTATCGCCTCATGCGTTAAGAATAATATCGAAGCGGAGGCGACGTGCCTAGACCTGCCGGGCGTCGATGTCAAAAAATGCGAGGGCATAGCCCTATCATTAGGCGCGAAGTTCAGGCATAGAAAACTGGGCATAGTGGGTTGA
- a CDS encoding DUF362 domain-containing protein has protein sequence MTKVALAKCADYDTTKVFEAVKKAVDLVGGIGSYVKPGMKVLLKPNLLSARPPDDAVDTHPEVVRAVVRLVKSAGATPLIGDSPGGYGKNIDEVFNKSGMRKMAREEAVELVKFTSSKTVDGIPISRYVFDCGCIISLPKLKTHGITILTAAIKNTYGMVVGLYKAECHSRAPKEKDFAKVIAKVYSITKPHLTVLDGITAMEGDGPSAGYPRNMGLVMAGPDAVAIDSCIAKMIGLEPFDILITKEAYAMGYGEADLSRIEIVGEKIGDFAAADFKLPQTTALKLIPQAVAKGFGSLIRFKPYIDVSVCTRCNLCKITCPVSAIKIERDSCAIDYKKCVRCLCCQEVCPYKAIGIKRNILTKMVWG, from the coding sequence ATGACTAAAGTTGCGTTGGCCAAATGCGCGGATTACGATACGACCAAGGTCTTCGAAGCCGTGAAAAAGGCGGTTGACCTCGTTGGCGGGATCGGAAGTTACGTGAAACCCGGCATGAAGGTTCTGTTGAAGCCTAATCTCCTTTCAGCCAGGCCCCCCGATGACGCTGTAGATACGCATCCGGAGGTAGTCAGAGCTGTCGTGAGGCTGGTGAAGTCTGCCGGCGCGACGCCGCTTATAGGCGATTCGCCCGGCGGGTATGGCAAGAACATCGACGAGGTATTCAATAAGTCCGGCATGCGGAAGATGGCGCGTGAGGAGGCCGTGGAACTGGTAAAGTTCACGAGCTCAAAAACCGTGGACGGCATACCGATAAGCCGTTATGTATTCGACTGCGGGTGCATAATATCTCTGCCCAAACTGAAGACACACGGCATAACGATCCTCACAGCGGCTATTAAGAACACGTACGGTATGGTCGTCGGGCTATACAAGGCCGAATGCCACTCAAGGGCGCCGAAAGAAAAAGATTTTGCCAAAGTGATCGCAAAGGTATATTCTATCACTAAGCCTCATCTAACGGTATTGGACGGGATCACTGCCATGGAAGGCGACGGCCCTTCCGCAGGATACCCCCGGAACATGGGGCTGGTAATGGCCGGACCCGACGCTGTCGCTATCGATTCCTGCATCGCGAAGATGATAGGGCTGGAGCCGTTCGATATATTAATTACTAAAGAGGCTTACGCGATGGGATACGGGGAAGCGGACCTGTCGCGCATAGAGATAGTTGGTGAGAAGATAGGCGATTTTGCGGCTGCTGATTTTAAATTACCGCAGACGACCGCGCTTAAACTTATTCCGCAGGCGGTCGCAAAAGGATTCGGTTCATTAATACGGTTCAAACCTTACATAGATGTCTCGGTCTGCACGCGATGCAACCTATGCAAGATCACATGCCCGGTCAGCGCAATAAAGATAGAAAGAGATTCATGCGCGATCGATTATAAGAAATGCGTCAGGTGCCTGTGCTGCCAGGAGGTCTGTCCGTATAAGGCGATAGGGATAAAACGCAATATCCTTACCAAGATGGTGTGGGGGTAA
- a CDS encoding CPBP family intramembrane glutamic endopeptidase: MNRLNDLIKRERLYILLLIFIILVNVVIAAVPDSAKEKARKLASLESGQPQKAKTLDDEMLVKRKEMEEKFKEEPGLAMVFGMVSLLIVAVLLLGIFVLGALVSVRLSRKKIDIATYVPQPVKWGILDVAKVAILCLFFGYMVTLTESALVRIFSIIKNDNFRMVVNSSILDTLVIVFILYFAVGQYKEKLASLGISAKNFSRNVFYGIVGYIAAVPILVAILIITVAVITALKYMPEKQPIVELFLKEKNAPLLIFTTLFAAIAGPVVEELFFRGFMYNALKKRAGIIWAMLITAAVFAGLHAHLVGFLPIMVLGIVLAYLYEKTGTLVSSITVHIMHNLGMVMLVLLTKMVSA; this comes from the coding sequence ATGAACAGATTGAACGATCTTATTAAAAGGGAACGGTTGTATATACTCCTGCTGATATTCATCATCCTGGTGAATGTTGTGATCGCGGCTGTCCCGGATAGCGCAAAAGAAAAGGCCAGGAAGCTCGCGTCGCTGGAGTCGGGTCAGCCGCAGAAGGCGAAGACGCTTGACGATGAGATGCTCGTCAAGCGCAAGGAGATGGAGGAGAAGTTCAAGGAAGAGCCCGGGCTGGCCATGGTATTCGGCATGGTATCGCTCCTGATCGTTGCGGTGCTTCTCCTCGGGATATTCGTGCTCGGCGCGCTCGTTTCGGTCAGGCTGAGCAGGAAAAAGATCGATATCGCGACTTACGTTCCCCAGCCAGTGAAATGGGGCATCCTGGATGTGGCTAAGGTAGCCATCCTGTGCTTGTTCTTCGGCTACATGGTAACCCTTACCGAATCCGCGCTTGTGCGCATATTTTCAATTATTAAGAACGATAATTTCCGTATGGTGGTGAACTCGAGCATCCTGGATACGCTTGTGATAGTATTTATCCTATATTTTGCCGTCGGCCAGTATAAAGAGAAGCTCGCCTCCCTCGGGATATCCGCAAAAAATTTTTCCCGTAATGTATTTTACGGCATAGTCGGGTATATCGCTGCGGTCCCCATCCTGGTCGCCATCCTGATCATCACGGTAGCTGTGATAACCGCGTTAAAATACATGCCGGAAAAACAGCCTATAGTGGAATTGTTCCTGAAGGAGAAGAACGCGCCGCTCCTTATCTTCACTACACTATTCGCGGCTATAGCCGGACCTGTGGTCGAAGAACTCTTCTTCAGGGGATTCATGTACAATGCCCTTAAGAAACGGGCCGGGATCATATGGGCGATGCTCATAACCGCGGCCGTATTCGCCGGGCTGCACGCGCACTTAGTAGGATTTCTGCCTATCATGGTCCTCGGCATCGTGCTGGCTTACCTGTATGAGAAGACCGGGACGCTCGTTTCATCAATTACGGTGCACATTATGCACAACCTGGGCATGGTGATGCTCGTCTTACTTACCAAGATGGTGAGTGCATGA